The nucleotide sequence TGGGTGCAGGCCGGGGTGAAACGGGCTGAGCGCTTCTACGAACTCTTCGGCTGGTGGTCCGTGGTGATCAGCCGGTACATCCCGTGGGGTCGCGTCTTCATCCCGCCGATCGCCGGGATCAGCGCGATGAGCTACTGGCGGTTCCTCACCGCGAACATCGTCGGAGCGCTCAGCTGGGGCGTGCTCATCACCGTGATCGGCTACTTCGCAGCCGTGAACCCGAGCGTGCGACCGGTCGCCTACGTCGTGGCGGGCGTCGTCATCCTCGCCTCCCTCATCGCGGGTGTCCGTGCCTGGGTCCTCGACCGGCGCGCGCGGCGGACCCTCGCGGAATGACCTGTACCCGCCCCGGGGTTCGCGCGGCCCGGGGCGGGCGATCGTGCGTCACTCGCGGACGAACCGCAGCGTGACGAGCTCGAAGGGACGCAGCTGCAGGTCGAGCGCGCCGTCGCCGACCTCCCGCTCGAGCAGATCCGTCCTCTGGATGCGCCGGTAGGGGAACGACGCGACCAACGTCGTCGCGGCGCGCGACCCGAGCGATTCGTACAGTCGGACGACGACG is from Leifsonia sp. 466MF and encodes:
- a CDS encoding DedA family protein; the protein is MAHDLADFLGDVGPLVFYLAVWGLVFAGTALFIGVFIPFITGDSLLFGAGILTGTNPELNIWVLAIGVGIAAVLGDQVGFWLGRRLGRPYLTRRGGRWVQAGVKRAERFYELFGWWSVVISRYIPWGRVFIPPIAGISAMSYWRFLTANIVGALSWGVLITVIGYFAAVNPSVRPVAYVVAGVVILASLIAGVRAWVLDRRARRTLAE